In Vigna unguiculata cultivar IT97K-499-35 chromosome 3, ASM411807v1, whole genome shotgun sequence, a single genomic region encodes these proteins:
- the LOC114176055 gene encoding GDSL esterase/lipase At1g29670-like, producing MACETKLWLVGVFLLIATYMQRHCVVAGDPQVPGFFIFGDSLSDCGNNNNLKTDAKANHPPYGIDFPNGPTGRFTNGRTTVDILAELLGFDAYIPPFANTSGSDILKGVNYASAASGILNDTGSHWGEHFSLKKQMDNHNAIVSKIGMKLKSPEKAKEHLHKCLYYVSIGSNDYLNNYFVPEHYNSSKSFSTAEFAKALMKEYSRNLKELHSLGARKIVLMAVLPIGCLPGEVSARGKPGSLCVKEENEAVVPFNEELKSSVDLFNKEFPDSKFIYIDTAAAILTEKTKDIQGAVEGVECCKVGSNGLCVANEEPCKERSIRPFFDAYHTSEFANKANAAIAYNDVSGKAAYPMDISHLVKEKLET from the exons ATGGCCTGTGAAACCAAGTTATGGTTAGTGGGTGTTTTTCTCTTGATCGCAACGTACATGCAACGACATTGCGTTGTTGCAGGTGATCCCCAAGTACCTGGTTTTTTCATCTTTGGAGACTCTCTGTCAGACTGTGGAAACAACAACAATCTAAAAACTGATGCTAAAGCTAATCACCCACCTTATGGGATTGATTTCCCAAATGGCCCCACTGGGAGATTCACCAACGGCCGTACTACTGTTGACATACTCG CGGAGCTTTTGGGATTCGACGCATATATTCCCCCCTTTGCAAATACGAGTGGTTCAGACATACTGAAAGGCGTGAATTATGCATCAGCTGCATCAGGGATTCTCAACGACACAGGCTCACATTGG GGTGAGCATTTTTCGTTGAAAAAACAGATGGACAACCACAATGCCATAGTTTCGAAGATCGGCATGAAACTTAAGAGTCCTGAGAAAGCGAAAGAACACCTACACAAGTGCTTATATTATGTTAGTATAGGCAGCAATGATTACTTAAACAACTACTTCGTGCCAGAGCATTACAATTCAAGTAAAAGCTTTTCAACTGCCGAGTTTGCCAAGGCCCTTATGAAAGAATATTCAAGGAATTTAAAG GAGTTGCATTCACTTGGAGCAAGGAAGATTGTTTTGATGGCAGTACTCCCCATAGGGTGCCTTCCAGGGGAAGTTTCTGCACGTGGAAAACCTGGATCACTGTGTGTTAAAGAGGAAAACGAAGCAGTGGTCCCTTTCAATGAGGAGCTTAAATCATCAGTTGATCTTTTCAACAAAGAATTCCCTgattctaaatttatttatattgacaCTGCTGCTGCGATATTAACCGAAAAGACTAAAGACATCCAAG GTGCTGTAGAAGGTGTTGAATGCTGCAAAGTTGGGTCGAATGGACTGTGTGTGGCTAATGAGGAGCCATGCAAGGAAAGAAGTATAAGGCCATTTTTTGATGCATATCATACAAGTGAATTCGCCAACAAAGCCAATGCAGCAATTGCTTATAACGATGTTAGTGGCAAAGCTGCGTACCCAATGGATATCAGTCACCTGGTGAAGGAGAAGTTGGAAACTTAG